One part of the Thermodesulfovibrio sp. 3462-1 genome encodes these proteins:
- a CDS encoding histone deacetylase translates to MDKKIAFIYDDIFLKHETPSNHPESKDRLIAIVNHLKKEGIWNRLFHIKPRKATEEELSLVHELHYIEKIKNSPPGYIDPDTYLSENSFEVACYAVGAVLSAVDGVLNKDFDSAFCAVRPPGHHAEIDAAMGFCIFNNVAVGAAYAKTKGVKKIFIVDIDVHHGNGTQHIFEDDCSVFYFSSHQFPFYPGTGRELEIGRGAGEGCTYNVPLRSGSGTKEYLTVFQDIMPQKIREAKPELILVSAGYDMHKDDPMSHINVSTEGVRSIVKSILRASHVPKIFVLEGGYNLQALSECVKVTLEEMLS, encoded by the coding sequence ATGGATAAAAAAATTGCATTTATTTATGACGACATTTTCTTAAAACATGAGACGCCTTCAAATCATCCTGAATCAAAGGATAGACTCATTGCAATTGTTAATCATCTAAAAAAAGAAGGAATATGGAATAGATTATTTCACATTAAACCAAGAAAAGCAACTGAAGAGGAACTTTCTCTGGTTCATGAACTCCACTATATAGAAAAAATTAAAAATTCTCCACCAGGATACATAGATCCAGATACTTATCTCAGCGAAAATTCTTTTGAGGTGGCATGCTATGCAGTGGGTGCTGTGCTGAGTGCTGTGGATGGTGTGTTAAATAAAGATTTTGATAGTGCCTTTTGTGCGGTAAGACCTCCGGGGCATCATGCTGAAATTGATGCTGCAATGGGATTTTGTATATTTAATAATGTAGCAGTTGGTGCAGCCTATGCAAAGACAAAGGGAGTTAAAAAAATTTTTATAGTTGATATTGATGTTCATCACGGAAATGGAACCCAGCATATATTTGAAGATGACTGTTCTGTTTTTTATTTTAGTTCCCATCAATTTCCTTTTTATCCTGGAACAGGTAGAGAGCTTGAAATAGGAAGAGGTGCTGGAGAAGGATGCACTTATAATGTACCATTGAGATCTGGCTCAGGCACGAAAGAGTATTTGACAGTTTTTCAAGATATAATGCCTCAGAAAATAAGAGAAGCAAAACCTGAACTTATCCTTGTCTCAGCAGGTTATGATATGCATAAAGATGATCCCATGAGCCATATAAATGTCTCAACAGAAGGAGTAAGAAGTATTGTAAAAAGCATTCTTAGGGCTTCTCATGTTCCTAAGATATTTGTGCTTGAAGGTGGTTATAATCTTCAAGCTCTTTCAGAATGTGTTAAGGTAACTCTTGAAGAGATGTTGAGTTAA
- a CDS encoding PPC domain-containing DNA-binding protein produces the protein MLKKFSVKRVLQGRLFKGEEIVSGITKFLKENSITSGLISGIGAVKKARVGYYDQSEKEYVSHEFNEPMEILSLKGNISIKDGEPFAHIHIVLSKKDFSCIGGHLYEAEVFAFEFEILELEGNSFIRGFDEETGLFLWKN, from the coding sequence ATGCTCAAAAAATTCAGTGTAAAAAGGGTGTTACAGGGCAGGCTTTTTAAAGGAGAGGAAATTGTATCAGGAATTACAAAATTTTTAAAAGAAAATTCAATTACCTCTGGGCTTATAAGTGGAATAGGAGCTGTTAAAAAAGCCAGAGTAGGGTATTATGACCAGAGTGAAAAGGAATATGTCTCTCATGAATTTAACGAGCCGATGGAAATACTCTCATTAAAAGGTAATATCTCAATAAAAGATGGTGAGCCTTTTGCACACATTCACATTGTTCTTTCAAAAAAGGATTTTTCATGTATTGGTGGACATCTTTATGAAGCTGAGGTTTTTGCTTTTGAATTTGAAATCCTGGAATTGGAGGGGAATTCTTTCATCAGGGGTTTTGATGAGGAAACTGGGCTATTCTTATGGAAAAATTAA
- a CDS encoding methyl-accepting chemotaxis protein, which produces MLVNLSIGKKLGIGFGIVIISLIFIAVLGVIAFFQIQSLKDENVLTTIKTICLLITGVALSTILIGFPLAISISKSIRRSAMELKSVLGTLNKGDFTVDINVYCRDELGDACQILQEIILKRRKFFAESKRISDSLASSSEELSATTEEISRNLKSQTERASQIASAAEEMSQTVVDIAKNASNIAEVSVETAKVAKDGRDMTLNTANEIKVIEGAIQKLSEVINVLGDRSRQIGEIVTVIKDIADQTNLLALNAAIEAARAGEQGRGFAVVADEVRKLAERTTKATDEIAEMIRGIQSEVDVAEGSMEDATKKVASGVELSQKAAQILGQILNKAQELQSMIQQIASATEEMSSVTDHITQDIGSIAEGIKEIATSVEQTSQTASDIRKLGKDLNIAIGIHKAIKEE; this is translated from the coding sequence ATGCTCGTAAATCTCTCAATTGGTAAAAAACTCGGTATAGGATTTGGAATTGTCATTATTTCTCTTATTTTCATTGCGGTTTTAGGTGTGATTGCTTTTTTTCAAATTCAATCATTGAAGGATGAGAATGTCTTAACTACGATAAAAACAATTTGCCTTCTAATTACAGGAGTTGCTTTATCTACGATATTAATTGGATTTCCCCTTGCTATTTCCATTTCAAAATCTATTAGAAGATCAGCGATGGAACTTAAATCAGTTCTCGGCACTCTTAACAAAGGAGATTTCACAGTTGACATTAATGTCTACTGTAGAGACGAACTTGGTGATGCCTGTCAGATTTTACAAGAAATTATTCTAAAACGCAGGAAATTTTTTGCAGAATCAAAAAGGATATCTGATTCTCTTGCTTCATCTTCTGAAGAACTTTCAGCAACAACAGAGGAGATATCCCGTAATCTCAAATCTCAAACAGAGCGTGCCAGTCAGATAGCCAGTGCTGCAGAGGAAATGAGCCAGACAGTTGTTGACATAGCAAAAAATGCTTCAAACATAGCAGAAGTGAGTGTTGAAACTGCAAAAGTAGCTAAAGATGGAAGAGATATGACACTTAACACAGCCAATGAAATAAAAGTAATAGAAGGAGCAATTCAGAAACTTTCAGAAGTAATAAATGTTCTTGGAGATCGTTCCCGCCAGATTGGAGAGATTGTGACAGTAATTAAAGACATTGCAGATCAGACAAACCTGCTTGCATTGAATGCAGCAATTGAGGCAGCAAGGGCAGGAGAGCAGGGTCGTGGCTTTGCTGTGGTTGCCGATGAAGTGCGTAAGCTTGCAGAGAGAACAACAAAGGCAACTGATGAGATAGCGGAGATGATAAGAGGCATTCAGAGTGAGGTAGATGTTGCAGAGGGTTCTATGGAGGATGCTACAAAGAAGGTGGCAAGCGGAGTTGAGTTAAGCCAGAAGGCAGCACAGATACTTGGCCAGATATTAAACAAAGCACAGGAACTGCAGAGTATGATACAGCAAATAGCCAGTGCAACAGAAGAAATGAGCTCAGTTACAGACCATATAACACAGGACATTGGAAGCATTGCAGAGGGAATAAAAGAGATTGCCACTTCAGTGGAACAGACTTCTCAAACAGCATCTGACATCAGAAAACTTGGTAAAGATTTAAATATTGCAATAGGAATTCATAAAGCTATAAAGGAGGAATAG
- the ldhH gene encoding L-lactate dehydrogenase (quinone) large subunit LdhH, translating to MDLKGLLFFVLKIFRRKELIKEEIKKALQNANLSGALTRFSEAYAVSRRKAYEGLDFEELREKIASAKAYVAEHLDELVQTFIKSAQANGAKVFYTKNPEEAKNYIIDLAKKNNVKSIVKSKSMATEEIHLNKYLKEHGIEVNETDLGEWIIQLAGQRPSHMVLPAIHLTRYDVSDVFTKKVEPVEPDIAQMVKFARKHLRRKFLAADMGITGANIAVAETGTLVIFTNEGNARLTMVLPKIHVAVVGVEKLVSKLEDIFPIIKALPRSATAQLITSYISFVTKPEIHIDGSQKEFHIILLDNKRSEIAKDPIFKQTLQCIRCASCLNVCPVFRLIGGHVFGKVYTGGIGTILTAWTEGLKASSDIQGLCIQCGNCVRVCPGKINIPELILEIRKRLAKEEGLSFKTKAIYSIVNNRKLFHSILRAASKLQKPFESKGFIRHLPFFLSELTQERSLPAIADIPFRDRFKKIKQPECKNKAVFFAGCLIDFAYPEIGEALVKLLNAAGIEVLFPDEQTCCGAPARYSGVMDVAANNSKQNVEALLSVDADYIVSACPTCTVALKKQFIKDLKEQNYDEKLISSAQRLAEKVFDASELINKLIKDGRIKFKELPEITFTYHDPCHLIRSLNIFQEPRESLISAGLKLVEMFESDTCCGMGGSYSLKFPEISVSILRRKLENIKKTQTKLVCTDCPGCVMQIRGGIDKEGLQIEVKHSLQVLAERIK from the coding sequence ATGGACCTGAAAGGGTTGTTATTCTTTGTATTGAAAATTTTTAGGAGGAAAGAATTGATTAAAGAAGAAATAAAAAAAGCTTTACAAAATGCTAATCTTTCTGGAGCGCTAACAAGGTTTTCAGAAGCCTATGCTGTAAGCAGGCGTAAAGCCTATGAAGGACTTGATTTTGAAGAATTAAGAGAAAAAATAGCCTCTGCCAAAGCCTATGTGGCAGAACATCTTGATGAGCTTGTTCAAACTTTTATTAAATCTGCCCAGGCAAATGGAGCAAAGGTTTTTTATACAAAAAATCCTGAAGAAGCAAAAAACTACATTATTGATCTTGCAAAGAAAAACAATGTAAAAAGTATTGTTAAATCAAAATCAATGGCAACAGAGGAGATTCATTTAAATAAATACCTTAAAGAGCATGGCATTGAAGTTAATGAAACAGATCTTGGAGAATGGATCATTCAGCTTGCAGGGCAGAGGCCTTCACATATGGTACTTCCTGCAATACATCTTACAAGGTATGATGTTTCTGATGTTTTTACAAAAAAAGTTGAGCCTGTAGAACCTGATATTGCCCAGATGGTAAAATTTGCAAGAAAACATCTAAGAAGAAAATTTCTTGCAGCAGACATGGGTATTACAGGAGCAAATATAGCAGTGGCAGAGACAGGCACACTGGTCATATTTACAAATGAGGGTAATGCTCGTCTTACAATGGTTTTGCCAAAGATTCATGTAGCAGTTGTAGGAGTTGAAAAGCTTGTTTCAAAGCTGGAAGATATATTCCCGATCATAAAAGCTTTACCAAGAAGTGCAACAGCTCAGCTCATAACAAGTTATATATCTTTTGTAACCAAACCTGAAATTCATATAGATGGCTCCCAAAAGGAGTTTCATATAATATTGCTTGACAACAAACGGAGTGAGATAGCAAAGGATCCTATTTTTAAACAAACACTGCAATGCATTCGCTGCGCTTCCTGTCTCAATGTATGTCCAGTATTCAGACTTATAGGTGGACATGTCTTTGGTAAAGTTTATACAGGTGGAATTGGAACAATTCTTACAGCATGGACAGAAGGACTTAAAGCTTCAAGTGATATTCAAGGATTATGTATTCAATGTGGAAACTGTGTTAGAGTATGTCCAGGTAAAATAAATATTCCTGAGCTTATTCTGGAGATTCGTAAAAGACTTGCAAAAGAAGAAGGATTGAGCTTCAAAACAAAGGCAATCTACTCAATTGTAAACAATAGGAAACTATTCCATTCAATATTAAGAGCAGCTTCAAAACTTCAAAAACCCTTTGAATCAAAAGGTTTTATAAGACATCTTCCTTTCTTTCTGTCAGAACTAACTCAGGAAAGAAGCCTGCCTGCAATTGCTGATATTCCTTTTAGAGATAGATTCAAAAAAATTAAACAGCCAGAATGTAAAAACAAGGCTGTATTTTTTGCAGGTTGCCTTATTGATTTTGCTTATCCTGAAATTGGAGAAGCTCTTGTTAAGCTTCTTAATGCTGCAGGCATAGAAGTTCTGTTTCCGGATGAACAAACATGCTGTGGTGCACCTGCAAGATATTCAGGTGTGATGGATGTGGCAGCAAACAATTCAAAACAGAATGTGGAGGCCTTATTAAGTGTAGATGCAGATTATATTGTATCTGCCTGTCCAACATGCACTGTGGCACTTAAAAAACAGTTTATTAAAGATTTAAAGGAACAGAATTACGATGAAAAATTAATAAGCTCTGCTCAAAGGCTTGCGGAAAAAGTATTTGATGCCTCTGAGTTAATTAATAAGCTTATAAAGGATGGCAGAATTAAATTTAAAGAACTTCCTGAAATTACCTTCACCTATCATGATCCCTGCCATCTTATAAGAAGTCTTAATATATTTCAGGAGCCAAGAGAGAGTCTTATTTCAGCAGGACTTAAACTCGTTGAAATGTTCGAGTCTGACACATGCTGTGGCATGGGTGGAAGTTATTCATTAAAATTTCCTGAAATATCAGTTAGTATCCTGAGAAGAAAGCTTGAAAACATTAAAAAAACACAAACAAAGCTTGTTTGCACAGACTGTCCAGGTTGTGTAATGCAGATTCGTGGAGGAATTGATAAAGAAGGACTTCAGATAGAAGTAAAACATTCACTCCAGGTGCTTGCTGAAAGAATTAAATGA
- a CDS encoding lactate utilization protein gives MFELFKQKAEAINAEVHKFQSKAEALDFIKDFIKQNTSNKISKAVVWCDSEFLEGVDKDAFQEELPQIEFNIDLNSATSAKIGINQVDFGIAETGSLVEISENVSKRLCSTLPEIHIAILPMNKILPDMESVFKQIEIKKFPYMTVISGPSRTADIERVLTIGVHGPERVVILCIENF, from the coding sequence TTGTTTGAACTTTTCAAGCAAAAAGCAGAAGCAATAAATGCAGAAGTGCATAAATTTCAAAGTAAAGCAGAGGCTCTTGATTTCATAAAAGACTTTATTAAACAGAATACTTCAAATAAAATTTCAAAGGCAGTGGTATGGTGTGATTCAGAATTTCTTGAAGGAGTTGACAAAGATGCTTTCCAAGAAGAGCTTCCCCAGATTGAGTTCAATATAGATCTTAATTCAGCAACATCAGCAAAAATAGGGATAAATCAGGTTGATTTTGGTATAGCAGAGACAGGAAGTCTTGTTGAAATATCAGAGAATGTCTCAAAGAGACTCTGTTCTACGTTGCCTGAAATTCATATAGCAATTCTTCCAATGAACAAGATCTTACCTGACATGGAGTCAGTATTTAAACAGATAGAAATTAAAAAATTTCCATATATGACAGTAATAAGTGGTCCAAGCAGAACTGCTGATATAGAGCGAGTTCTTACAATTGGAGTTCATGGACCTGAAAGGGTTGTTATTCTTTGTATTGAAAATTTTTAG
- a CDS encoding (Fe-S)-binding protein has product MTKTVFDDVETLKKELLRCMKCGNCMSVCPVYNIEKKESSVARGKIALGEAVLDDKITIDDETLVKLIFNCLVCKSCMLACPSGVRFDRIILGLRAAIARKKGIPFVKKALFGLLKNPELFDKGMKAFSAMQGFFLTKEGEKTRAPRGFLKHLGKRFDRDFVLPELSKESFRDKVSEVVDVENSQTTVIFFTGCSVNYFYPDVGEDLLYVLKKNNVKTITPKSQNCCGMPVMVHGDIDTARELARKNLDAFEKTNAQYIVTVCGSCGSALKHEYPIILEGSEYEEKAKKWAERVYDISTFLLKIIKFEPPKGKIELKVTYHDPCHLKKSMKVVNEPRQLIKMIPGITLVEMKKPDACCGSGGSYHLTHVDTALKITQAKTEDIKQTQADVVCTGCPACMMQIFEGIQRWNGNCRVLHTVSLLAQSYKKEEE; this is encoded by the coding sequence GTGACAAAGACAGTTTTTGATGATGTGGAAACATTAAAAAAAGAACTACTTAGATGCATGAAGTGCGGAAATTGCATGTCCGTTTGTCCTGTTTATAATATAGAAAAAAAGGAATCATCAGTTGCCCGTGGTAAAATTGCACTTGGAGAGGCTGTGCTTGATGATAAAATTACCATAGATGACGAAACCCTTGTAAAGCTCATCTTTAACTGCCTTGTATGCAAATCCTGCATGCTTGCCTGTCCTTCTGGAGTCAGGTTTGACAGAATTATACTTGGATTGAGAGCAGCAATTGCAAGAAAAAAAGGAATTCCTTTTGTGAAAAAGGCACTTTTTGGCTTATTGAAAAATCCAGAACTCTTTGACAAGGGCATGAAAGCTTTTTCTGCAATGCAGGGATTTTTTCTTACAAAAGAAGGAGAAAAAACACGCGCACCCAGAGGATTTTTAAAACATCTCGGGAAAAGATTTGATAGAGATTTTGTTCTGCCAGAACTCAGCAAAGAGAGCTTTAGAGATAAGGTTTCAGAAGTTGTGGATGTGGAAAATTCTCAGACAACGGTCATATTTTTTACAGGTTGTTCTGTTAATTATTTTTACCCTGATGTTGGAGAGGATTTACTTTATGTTTTAAAGAAAAACAATGTTAAAACAATTACTCCCAAAAGCCAGAACTGCTGTGGTATGCCAGTAATGGTTCATGGAGATATTGATACAGCAAGAGAACTTGCGAGAAAAAATCTTGATGCTTTTGAAAAAACAAATGCTCAATATATTGTTACAGTTTGTGGTTCTTGCGGAAGTGCACTTAAACATGAATATCCAATAATTCTTGAAGGCTCTGAATATGAAGAAAAGGCAAAAAAGTGGGCTGAAAGAGTTTATGATATATCCACATTTCTTTTAAAGATTATTAAATTTGAGCCACCAAAAGGAAAAATAGAGCTAAAAGTTACTTATCATGATCCCTGCCATCTTAAAAAATCAATGAAAGTTGTTAATGAACCAAGACAGCTCATTAAAATGATACCAGGAATAACTCTGGTTGAAATGAAAAAGCCTGATGCATGCTGTGGAAGTGGTGGAAGTTATCATTTAACTCATGTAGATACTGCATTAAAAATTACTCAGGCAAAGACAGAGGATATAAAACAAACTCAAGCAGATGTGGTATGTACAGGATGTCCTGCCTGCATGATGCAAATCTTTGAAGGAATCCAGAGATGGAATGGAAATTGCAGAGTTTTGCATACAGTTAGTTTATTGGCTCAGTCATATAAAAAAGAGGAGGAATAA
- a CDS encoding FAD-linked oxidase C-terminal domain-containing protein has translation MIDSNFINKCRNIFGPENVLTDKAELITYSYDATPGIPREIPGVVVFPENTRQIQELIFLARQTKTPIYPRGAGTCLSGGPVPLSKGVVIAFQKMNKIVEIDPDNLTATVQPGVIIADLNNAVAKYGLLYPPDPGSMATATVGGSVAENSGGLRGLKYGVTKHYIMGMEVVLPTGEIFRYGGKTVKNVTAYDFTALFVGSEGTLGIITEIICKLIPAPKYRKSMIAFFDRLEDAGKTVTDIVRNHVIPATLEIMDNVTIQTVENYAKVGLPTDVEALLLIEVDGMGKDSVEWEAEKCVEIIKQNNGKYKIAETDAERDSLWAARRAALPALAQVKPTTVLEDATVPRTKIVEMLVAIQNIAKKYNLMIGTFGHAGDGNLHPTILVDPADKDEMQKLHKAVDEIFEIALSLGGTLSGEHGIGVAKLKYLKNEIGLAGVETMRRIKQALDPDNILNPGKLVPVEG, from the coding sequence ATGATTGATAGCAATTTCATAAATAAGTGTAGAAACATTTTTGGTCCGGAAAATGTTCTTACTGATAAGGCTGAATTAATCACATACAGTTATGATGCCACCCCAGGGATCCCTCGGGAGATTCCGGGGGTGGTTGTTTTTCCTGAAAATACCAGGCAGATTCAGGAACTAATTTTTCTTGCAAGGCAGACAAAAACTCCAATCTATCCAAGAGGCGCTGGAACATGCCTCAGTGGCGGTCCTGTTCCTCTTAGCAAAGGAGTTGTTATCGCCTTTCAAAAAATGAATAAAATAGTTGAAATTGATCCAGACAATCTTACAGCAACTGTTCAGCCTGGAGTTATTATCGCCGATTTAAACAATGCAGTTGCAAAATACGGACTTCTCTATCCACCAGACCCTGGCTCAATGGCAACTGCAACAGTTGGCGGCTCAGTGGCTGAAAACTCTGGAGGACTTCGTGGATTGAAATACGGAGTAACAAAACATTATATCATGGGAATGGAAGTAGTGCTTCCAACAGGAGAGATTTTCCGTTACGGTGGAAAAACCGTGAAAAATGTTACAGCCTACGATTTTACAGCTCTTTTTGTAGGATCAGAGGGAACCTTGGGAATAATTACTGAAATAATATGCAAACTCATCCCTGCACCAAAGTATCGCAAATCAATGATTGCTTTCTTTGACAGACTCGAAGATGCTGGTAAAACAGTCACTGACATTGTTCGTAATCATGTTATTCCAGCAACCCTTGAAATAATGGACAATGTCACAATACAGACCGTTGAAAACTATGCAAAGGTAGGACTTCCTACTGATGTAGAGGCATTGCTTCTTATAGAAGTTGATGGAATGGGTAAAGATTCTGTTGAATGGGAAGCTGAAAAATGCGTGGAAATAATAAAACAAAACAATGGTAAATATAAAATTGCGGAAACTGACGCTGAAAGAGACTCCCTGTGGGCAGCTCGTAGAGCAGCCTTACCAGCACTTGCACAGGTAAAGCCTACGACAGTTCTTGAAGATGCTACAGTACCGAGAACAAAAATTGTTGAGATGCTGGTTGCTATTCAGAATATTGCAAAAAAATATAATCTGATGATTGGAACATTTGGACATGCAGGTGATGGAAATCTTCATCCAACAATCCTTGTGGATCCAGCAGATAAAGATGAAATGCAAAAGCTCCATAAGGCTGTTGATGAAATCTTTGAGATCGCTCTCTCCTTAGGTGGAACTCTTTCTGGTGAGCATGGAATTGGTGTTGCAAAGCTTAAATATCTCAAAAATGAAATAGGTCTCGCTGGAGTTGAGACAATGCGTAGAATCAAACAGGCACTTGATCCTGACAATATTTTAAATCCTGGGAAACTTGTTCCTGTGGAGGGCTGA
- a CDS encoding lactate permease LctP family transporter, which translates to MPWKMDINPLGSLALSALVAAVPILYLFWALAYKRMKGHWAAISAVIIAMLISVVAYGMPVNLSVLSVFNGFLFGLWPVCWIVVTAVYIYNLSVETKQFEVIKNSLAAISDDRRVQAVIIAYSFGAFLEGAAGFGTPVAISAAMLAGLGFNPIYAAGICLIANTAPVAFGAIGIPIVVGSAVSGVDMMAMSKMVGRQLPFFSIVVPFYMAVVMAGWKKAVEIWPILLVSGGSFALTQFLVSNYIGPYLPDILSSIVSIIATVIFAKIWHPKESWTFEHEAAAGRAKLEFTAGQVFRAWAPFILLSIFVAAWGIKPVKAALDQLLTIKFPITGLDKEIIDHLGKPKPAVYIFNVLSAAGTAILFAGILSIPVMGASIGTALRVAGRTLNQLKWPIVTIGTILGFAYLYNFSGMAITLGYAFASTGVIFPFFAAFLGWLGVFMTGSDTSSNALFGKLQEVTARQIGIDPVLTVATNSSGGVFGKMISPQSIAVATAATGYVGHEGDIFRFTLKHSIILTFLMGVLAMLQAYVFTWMIPHWEQVVQAAAAAAKSAATTPSTEGLNYLIITFAVSILIVIISRVVGRGAVK; encoded by the coding sequence ATGCCCTGGAAAATGGACATCAATCCATTGGGTAGTCTTGCATTAAGTGCTCTGGTTGCGGCAGTGCCAATTCTTTATCTTTTCTGGGCGCTTGCTTACAAAAGAATGAAAGGGCACTGGGCAGCAATTTCAGCAGTTATTATTGCGATGTTGATTTCAGTAGTTGCTTATGGAATGCCTGTTAATCTTTCTGTGCTTTCAGTTTTTAATGGTTTTCTTTTCGGGCTCTGGCCTGTTTGCTGGATCGTTGTTACAGCAGTTTATATCTACAATCTTTCTGTTGAAACAAAACAGTTTGAAGTAATCAAGAACTCACTTGCTGCAATCTCCGATGACAGAAGAGTTCAGGCAGTAATCATTGCTTACTCTTTTGGTGCATTTCTTGAAGGTGCTGCAGGATTTGGAACACCTGTGGCAATCTCAGCTGCAATGCTTGCAGGATTGGGATTCAATCCAATTTATGCTGCAGGTATCTGTCTTATTGCAAATACAGCACCTGTTGCCTTCGGTGCAATTGGAATTCCTATTGTTGTCGGTTCAGCAGTCTCTGGCGTTGATATGATGGCAATGAGCAAAATGGTTGGAAGACAGCTTCCATTTTTCAGTATCGTTGTTCCATTCTATATGGCAGTTGTTATGGCTGGATGGAAAAAAGCTGTTGAAATCTGGCCTATTCTTTTAGTAAGTGGTGGGTCTTTTGCATTAACACAGTTTTTAGTATCTAACTATATTGGTCCTTATCTACCAGACATCCTTTCATCAATTGTTTCTATTATTGCAACAGTAATATTTGCTAAAATATGGCATCCAAAGGAATCCTGGACCTTTGAACATGAAGCAGCAGCAGGAAGAGCAAAGCTTGAATTTACTGCAGGACAGGTATTTAGAGCATGGGCACCCTTTATTCTACTTTCAATTTTCGTTGCTGCATGGGGTATTAAACCAGTAAAGGCAGCTCTTGACCAGCTTTTAACAATAAAATTTCCGATAACTGGTCTTGATAAAGAGATTATAGACCATCTTGGGAAACCAAAACCAGCAGTTTATATATTTAATGTACTTTCAGCAGCGGGAACTGCAATTCTTTTTGCAGGAATTCTTTCAATCCCTGTAATGGGTGCATCAATCGGAACAGCACTCAGAGTTGCTGGACGAACTCTTAATCAGCTTAAGTGGCCTATTGTGACAATTGGAACAATTCTTGGATTTGCCTATCTTTATAATTTCTCAGGAATGGCTATTACACTTGGTTATGCCTTTGCGTCAACTGGAGTGATTTTCCCATTCTTTGCAGCATTTCTTGGCTGGCTTGGAGTTTTCATGACAGGTTCAGATACATCATCAAATGCTCTTTTTGGAAAACTTCAAGAAGTTACAGCCCGTCAGATTGGTATAGATCCTGTTCTCACAGTGGCAACAAATTCCTCTGGTGGAGTTTTTGGAAAAATGATTTCTCCGCAGTCCATTGCTGTTGCAACTGCAGCAACAGGATATGTTGGACATGAAGGTGATATATTTAGATTCACACTCAAGCATTCCATAATCCTTACCTTCCTCATGGGTGTGCTTGCAATGCTTCAGGCATATGTATTTACATGGATGATTCCTCACTGGGAGCAGGTCGTACAGGCAGCTGCTGCAGCAGCAAAATCTGCAGCAACTACTCCTTCTACTGAAGGACTTAATTATCTGATTATTACCTTTGCTGTTTCAATATTAATTGTAATAATTTCAAGAGTTGTTGGAAGAGGAGCTGTAAAATGA
- the argF gene encoding ornithine carbamoyltransferase has protein sequence MKRDYLRVLDLKRDEFFSLINRAIEFKSNKDLLKSSLVGKCIGMIFEKPSTRTRVSFDVAIYQLGGHPMCLSSKELQLSRGETIKDTAQVLSRYLDCIVIRTFSHKTIEEFAKWATIPVINALTDEHHPCQAMADMMTILEKKGKLEGIKLAYVGDGNNVANSLIEASALTGIKINIATPQGCEPLEEVVQKAKAFTEVKIFSDPEQAVLQADVIYTDVWLSMGEEGSIEKKKKLKNFQVNTKLLSKAKPDAIVMHCLPAHRGEEITDEVLDGPQSVVLDQAENRLHTSKAILEFLLTM, from the coding sequence GTGAAGAGAGATTATCTCAGGGTTTTGGATTTAAAAAGAGATGAGTTTTTTTCATTGATAAACAGAGCAATTGAATTTAAATCAAATAAAGATCTTTTAAAATCTTCTCTTGTTGGCAAATGTATTGGAATGATTTTTGAAAAGCCTTCTACAAGAACAAGGGTTTCTTTTGATGTTGCAATCTATCAACTTGGTGGGCATCCTATGTGTTTGAGTTCAAAAGAGCTTCAGCTTTCAAGAGGAGAAACAATAAAAGACACTGCACAGGTTCTTTCAAGGTATCTTGATTGTATAGTAATCAGAACTTTTTCTCATAAAACAATTGAAGAGTTTGCAAAATGGGCAACAATTCCTGTAATAAATGCTTTAACTGATGAACATCATCCCTGTCAAGCAATGGCAGATATGATGACGATTCTTGAGAAAAAAGGAAAGCTTGAAGGAATTAAACTTGCCTATGTTGGAGATGGAAACAATGTGGCAAACTCACTGATTGAGGCAAGTGCTTTAACTGGTATTAAAATAAATATTGCAACTCCTCAAGGATGTGAGCCCTTAGAAGAGGTTGTGCAAAAAGCAAAAGCTTTTACAGAGGTAAAAATATTTTCCGATCCAGAGCAAGCAGTACTTCAGGCAGATGTAATTTACACTGATGTATGGCTTAGCATGGGTGAAGAAGGAAGCATCGAAAAGAAAAAAAAGTTAAAGAATTTTCAGGTAAACACTAAACTTCTCAGCAAAGCAAAACCAGATGCAATAGTTATGCACTGCCTGCCAGCTCACCGAGGAGAAGAAATCACCGATGAGGTTCTTGACGGACCTCAGAGCGTTGTTCTTGATCAAGCAGAAAATAGACTCCATACTTCAAAAGCAATTCTTGAATTTCTGCTTACCATGTAG